The following coding sequences are from one Candidatus Sulfotelmatobacter sp. window:
- a CDS encoding S41 family peptidase, whose protein sequence is MPTRSFRWSLFAAFAASLFLSLPALALDECRLLRQPDVQGDNIVFVYGGDLWTVARSGGVASRLTSSEGVEQFPKFSPDGKTIAFTGEYDGNVDAYTIPTTGGEPTRLTWHPGADQVAEWYPDGKSILIRSARASSIQRYTRFFKVPASGGFEEMLKLPTAGYCSLSPDAQQIAFVSPSYDNRTWKRYRGGNAPNIWVYDFAKNMSENITADWDGPDEWPMWYQNTIYYCSDRGGRTANLWAYDLGTKQQRQVTHFEDYDVKWPSIGSDAIVFENGGYLWVMDLPSEKASRIQVLVPDDKPATRAELRNVSKWINGADLSPSGKRAVFEARGDLFTVPAENGDPRDLTNTPGARERDPAWSPDGKWVACLSDASGEYEIWVYPSDGKGAGRQVTRGGNTFRYAPVWSPDSKKIAFSDKTKRLWYCDVASGAITEVDMSPVNEINDYQWSSDSRWLTYSRTEMNNFNRVMLYSLDSKKATAVSDGMTDDFDPSLDPGGRYLYFVSRRTVHPQFGQFEFDFQFRATDKIYAVTLRDTLQSPVRPKSDEEEGSAAEESKDKGGDKDKGGKKEAKGTGKSETVLKVDLDGLGQRCAVLPIEPSRYANLIALDGKLLYVELEEPDPDASGPGKGTLHYFDLDKREDKTVLSGIDRGYSTTRDGGKVLYHADDTWGVVDVGENKKVGDGKLNTGSLMAVVDPRQEWMQMFNEAWRLERDFYYDPAMGGLDWKAIGERYRQLVPYAAHRSDLNYILGELIGELSTSHTYVGGGDFPDVPKTGVGLLGADYEVDAASGAYRFKTIYRDRDWNTKIPAPLGEPGIGVKEGDYLLSVNGQPIRAPRNLYAAFAGTVDQDTRIAVGKTPNDPRPRTYVVRPIANEASLRYTAWVEGNREKVEKASHGRLAYIHVPNTATAGIQEFTKQYYPQVDRDGIIVDERFNGGGFIPDFFVERLWRTTWSYWSNRDGTGFRTPSTAIDGPKCILINEYAGSGGDAFPYYFRLQKLGPVIGKRTWGGLVGISHDLPLMDGGSVTMPDFGIYNTQGEWTVENHGIDPDIEVENAPHLMVQGRDPQLERAIQYCLDELTKNPVKRPERPKYKVQPGLGK, encoded by the coding sequence ATGCCTACGCGCTCGTTCCGCTGGTCGCTGTTCGCGGCGTTCGCCGCCTCGCTGTTCCTTTCGCTTCCCGCTCTCGCTCTCGATGAGTGCCGGCTGTTGCGGCAACCCGATGTTCAGGGTGACAACATCGTGTTCGTCTACGGCGGCGATCTGTGGACGGTCGCACGTTCGGGCGGCGTCGCCAGCCGGCTCACCAGCTCGGAAGGCGTCGAGCAGTTCCCGAAATTTTCTCCGGACGGCAAGACCATCGCCTTCACCGGGGAGTACGACGGCAACGTCGACGCGTACACCATTCCCACCACCGGCGGCGAGCCGACGCGGCTCACCTGGCATCCCGGCGCCGATCAGGTGGCGGAGTGGTATCCGGACGGCAAGAGCATCCTGATCCGCTCGGCGCGCGCGTCGTCGATCCAGCGCTATACGCGCTTCTTCAAGGTGCCGGCGAGCGGCGGGTTCGAGGAGATGCTGAAGCTCCCGACCGCGGGCTATTGCTCGCTGTCGCCCGACGCGCAACAGATCGCGTTCGTCTCGCCCTCGTACGACAACCGCACCTGGAAGCGCTACCGAGGCGGGAATGCGCCCAACATCTGGGTCTACGACTTCGCCAAGAACATGTCCGAGAACATCACCGCCGACTGGGACGGCCCCGACGAGTGGCCGATGTGGTACCAGAACACGATCTACTACTGCAGTGATCGCGGCGGCCGGACCGCCAACCTCTGGGCCTACGATCTCGGCACCAAGCAGCAGCGCCAGGTCACGCACTTCGAGGACTACGACGTGAAATGGCCGAGCATCGGCAGCGACGCGATCGTGTTCGAGAATGGCGGCTACCTGTGGGTCATGGACCTGCCGAGCGAGAAGGCCAGCAGGATCCAGGTGCTAGTGCCCGACGACAAGCCGGCGACGCGTGCCGAGCTGCGCAACGTGTCGAAGTGGATCAACGGCGCCGATCTTTCGCCATCGGGCAAGCGCGCCGTGTTCGAGGCGCGCGGCGACCTGTTCACGGTGCCCGCCGAGAACGGCGACCCGCGCGATCTCACCAACACGCCGGGCGCGCGCGAACGGGATCCCGCCTGGTCGCCGGACGGCAAGTGGGTGGCATGCCTGTCGGACGCGAGCGGCGAGTACGAGATCTGGGTCTATCCCTCGGACGGCAAGGGCGCCGGGCGCCAGGTGACCAGGGGCGGGAACACGTTCCGCTATGCGCCGGTGTGGTCGCCGGATTCCAAGAAAATCGCGTTCTCGGACAAGACCAAGCGTCTCTGGTACTGCGACGTGGCGAGCGGGGCGATCACCGAGGTGGACATGTCGCCGGTGAACGAGATCAACGACTATCAGTGGTCGAGCGATTCCAGGTGGCTCACCTACTCGCGCACCGAGATGAACAACTTCAATCGCGTCATGCTTTATTCGCTCGACTCGAAGAAGGCGACGGCGGTCTCGGACGGGATGACCGACGACTTCGATCCCAGCCTCGATCCGGGCGGCAGGTACCTGTATTTCGTCTCGCGCCGCACCGTGCATCCGCAGTTCGGCCAGTTCGAGTTCGACTTCCAGTTCCGCGCCACCGACAAGATCTACGCGGTGACGCTCCGCGACACGTTGCAGTCGCCGGTGAGGCCGAAGAGCGACGAGGAGGAGGGCAGCGCGGCCGAGGAGTCGAAGGACAAGGGCGGCGACAAGGACAAGGGTGGCAAGAAAGAGGCGAAGGGCACCGGCAAGTCTGAAACCGTGCTCAAGGTCGATCTCGATGGGCTGGGCCAGCGTTGCGCGGTGCTGCCGATCGAGCCGAGTCGCTACGCGAATCTCATCGCGCTCGATGGCAAGCTGCTCTACGTCGAGCTGGAGGAACCGGATCCCGATGCCTCCGGGCCCGGCAAGGGCACGCTCCACTACTTCGACCTCGACAAGCGCGAAGACAAGACCGTGCTCTCTGGCATCGATCGCGGCTACTCGACCACCCGGGACGGTGGCAAGGTGCTCTACCACGCCGACGACACCTGGGGCGTCGTAGACGTCGGCGAGAACAAGAAGGTCGGCGACGGGAAGCTGAATACCGGTTCGCTGATGGCGGTGGTGGATCCTCGCCAGGAGTGGATGCAGATGTTCAACGAGGCCTGGCGGCTCGAGCGCGACTTCTACTACGACCCGGCGATGGGTGGGCTCGACTGGAAGGCGATCGGCGAGCGCTATCGCCAGCTGGTTCCCTATGCCGCGCATCGCTCGGATCTCAACTACATCCTGGGCGAGCTGATCGGCGAGCTCTCGACCTCGCACACCTACGTCGGCGGCGGCGACTTCCCCGACGTGCCGAAGACCGGCGTCGGCCTGCTCGGCGCAGACTACGAGGTGGACGCGGCGAGCGGCGCCTATCGGTTCAAGACCATCTATCGGGACCGGGACTGGAACACCAAGATCCCCGCGCCGCTCGGCGAGCCCGGCATCGGCGTCAAGGAAGGCGACTACCTGCTGAGCGTGAACGGCCAGCCGATTCGCGCGCCGCGCAATCTCTACGCGGCATTCGCCGGAACGGTGGATCAGGACACGCGCATCGCGGTGGGCAAGACGCCGAACGACCCCAGGCCGCGCACCTACGTCGTGCGCCCGATCGCGAACGAGGCGAGCCTTCGCTACACCGCCTGGGTCGAGGGCAATCGCGAGAAGGTCGAGAAGGCCTCGCACGGCCGGCTCGCCTACATCCACGTGCCCAACACCGCGACCGCCGGCATCCAGGAGTTCACCAAGCAGTACTACCCGCAGGTGGATCGCGACGGCATCATCGTCGACGAGCGCTTCAACGGCGGCGGGTTCATTCCCGACTTCTTCGTCGAGCGCCTGTGGCGCACCACCTGGAGCTACTGGTCGAACCGCGATGGCACCGGATTCCGCACGCCGTCCACCGCGATCGACGGGCCGAAGTGCATCCTGATCAACGAGTACGCGGGTTCGGGAGGCGACGCATTCCCCTACTACTTCCGGCTGCAGAAGCTCGGTCCCGTGATCGGCAAGCGCACCTGGGGCGGACTGGTGGGCATCAGCCACGATCTACCGCTGATGGATGGCGGCAGCGTCACCATGCCGGACTTCGGGATCTACAACACCCAGGGTGAATGGACGGTCGAGAACCACGGCATCGATCCCGACATCGAGGTCGAGAACGCGCCGCACCTGATGGTGCAGGGGCGCGATCCGCAACTCGAGCGCGCCATCCAGTACTGCCTCGACGAGCTGACCAAGAATCCCGTCAAGCGGCCGGAGCGGCCGAAGTACAAGGTTCAGCCGGGGCTCGGGAAGTAG